The following coding sequences are from one Lycium ferocissimum isolate CSIRO_LF1 chromosome 3, AGI_CSIRO_Lferr_CH_V1, whole genome shotgun sequence window:
- the LOC132050674 gene encoding uncharacterized protein LOC132050674, with protein sequence MSISVESSSPVSLNKGSPSLMGSSEIYSPSSDRRFWSNLRSRVDTILENRENRNPVDFSFPGQKSDGAEDRSKRMKEDAMLLLRGFDSVADTLSQLSGNLENALQGARSLAKPPTLTDILHCTMEKAKSEENQSKEGGKHEGDEEKEESEEGNRGLKRKLDSEEISEDPQQDDDFKKEIEHAPKELGKFKKAKNLAISMASKAATLARELKSMRSDLRFMQERSALLEEENRRLRDGFDTGIPPEEDDLVRLQMEALLAEKSRLANENASLNRENQCLRQLVEYHQFASEDLSSSYEGLLRGMGLEISCSPEEHTEANGGSGAREKDIYGISKSLDEIYDEE encoded by the exons ATGTCAATCTCAGTAGAATCTTCATCCCCTGTTTCCCTTAACAAG GGTTCACCAAGCTTGATGGGTTCTTCAGAAATTTACAGTCCATCATCAGATAGACGTTTTTGGAGTAATCTTCGAAGCAGGGTCGATACGATTCTTGAAAATCGCGAAAATCGCAACCCTGTTGATTTTTCCTTCCCTGGTCAAAAG agtgaTGGAGCTGAGGATCGATCGAAGAGGATGAAGGAAGATGCTATGCTATTACTAAGAGGATTTGATTCTGTTGCTGACACTCTTTCACAGTTATCTGGCAATCTCGAAAACGCCCTTCAG GGAGCAAGAAGTCTAGCAAAACCTCCCACATTGACAGATATACTTCATTGCACCATGGAAAAGGCCAAAAGTGAGGAAAACCAATCAAAGGAAGGGGGTAAACATGAGGGAGacgaagaaaaagaagagagcgAAGAAGGCAATAGAGGGTTAAAGAGAAAATTGGATTCTGAAGAAATCTCAGAGGATCCTCAACAAGATGatgatttcaaaaaagaaattgagcACGCCCCGAAGGAGCTCGGAAAGTTCAAGAAGGCCAAAAAT CTTGCGATTTCCATGGCGTCAAAAGCAGCCACGTTAGCTCGAGAATTAAAATCAATGAGATCGGACCTACGCTTTATGCAAGAACGTTCTGCTCTTTTGGAGGAGGAGAATAGAAGGCTTCGTGATGGATTTGACACGGGGATACCACCAGAAGAAGATGACCTG GTGAGGCTCCAAATGGAGGCACTTCTAGCTGAAAAATCCAGGCTTGCAAATGAAAATGCGAGCTTGAATAGGGAGAACCAGTGCCTTAGACAGCTTGTTGAGTACCACCAGTTTGCCTCAGAAGATCTCTCCTCGTCCTACGAAGGCTTACTAAGAGGAATGGGATTGGAAATTTCATGTTCTCCAGAGGAACATACTGAGGCAAATGGTGGATCCGGAGCGCGAGAGAAAGATATATACGGAATTTCCAAATCCCTTGATGAGATCTatgatgaagaatga
- the LOC132050673 gene encoding general transcription and DNA repair factor IIH helicase subunit XPD → MKFQLEDVTVYFPYDNIYPEQYQYMLELKRALDAKGHCLLEMPTGTGKTIALLSLITSYRLSKPSNPIKLIYCTRTVHEMEKTLAELKLLYNYQLNEFGPGARMLAIGLSSRKNLCVNPNVVSAENRDSVDAACRKLTASWVRAIAVENPNVPTCPFFENYDAADKAGTSTLPAGVYTLQELRLYGKEKGWCPYFLARHMVQQANVVVYSYQYLLDPKVAGIISKEMERECVVVFDEAHNIDNVCIEALSVSVRKQTLEGATRNLSRMSQEIERLKDTDAGRLRAEYSRLVEGLAQRLPGQDVWLANPALPDDIMKEAVPGNIRKAEHFLSVLRRFVQYLKGRLETDNVEKEGPVAFVASINTQVGIDQKMLKFCYDRLHSLMLTLEITDTDEFLHIQTVCDLATLVGTYSRGFSIIIEPFDERMPHIPDPVLQLTCHDASLAIKPVFERFQSVVITSGTLSPIDLYPRLLNFNPVVSRSFKMSLTRDCICPMVLTRGSDQLPVSTKYDLRSDPGVEKNYGKLLLEMVSVVPDGVVCFFVSYSYMDGIVNSWHESGILKDIMQHKLVFIETQDVVETTLALDNYRRACDSGRGAVFFSVARGKVAEGIDFDRHYGRLVIMFGVPFQYTLSRILLARLEYLRETFQIKEGDFLTFDALRQAAQCVGRVIRSKADYGMMIFADKRYSRHDKRSKLPGWILSHLRDAHLNLSTDMAVYIAKEFLRKMAQPYDKNGALGKRTLLSQEDLENMVTGPDGEMLL, encoded by the exons ATGAAATTCCAATTAGAAGATGTAACAGTTTATTTCCCATATGACAACATATATCCAGAACAATACCAATACATGTTAGAACTAAAAAGAGCATTAGATGCAAAAGGTCATTGTCTTCTTGAAATGCCAACAGGCACTGGTAAAACAATAGCTTTACTTTCATTAATAACAAGTTACAGGTTATCAAAACCATCAAATCCAATTAAACTTATTTACTGTACAAGAACAGTACATGAAATGGAAAAAACATTAGCTGAGCTTAAATTATTGTATAATTATCAGTTAAATGAGTTCGGGCCGGGGGCCCGGATGCTTGCTATCGGGCTTTCCAGTAGGAAGAATTTGTGTGTGAATCCTAATGTTGTTAGTGCTGAGAATAGGGATAGTGTTGATGCTGCTTGTAGGAAATTGACAGCTAGTTGGGTTAGAGCTATTGCTGTTGAGAATCCTAATGTGCCTACATGTCCGTTTTTCGAGAATTATGATGCTGCTGATAAGGCTGGTACTTCAACTCTGCCTGCTGGTGTTTATACTTTGCAG GAGCTAAGGCTGTATGGCAAGGAGAAAGGTTGGTGCCCGTACTTTTTGGCGAGGCATATGGTGCAGCAGGCAAATGTTGTGGTTTACAGCTACCAATACCTGCTTGATCCCAAGGTTGCTGGTATCATATCAAAGGAGATGGAGAGAGAGTGTGTCGTAGTGTTTGATGAGGCCCATAATATAGATAATGTGTGTATCGAAGCACTTAGCGTCAGTGTGCGAAAACAGACACTTGAAGGAGCAACACGGAATCTCAGTAGGATGTCTCAAGAAATTGAAAG GCTGAAGGACACTGATGCTGGTCGATTGCGAGCAGAATATAGTCGTCTTGTTGAGGGTCTAGCACAAAGACTGCCTG GTCAGGATGTATGGCTTGCTAATCCTGCCTTGCCTGATGACATTATGAAAGAAGCAGTCCCAGGAAATATAAGGAAAGCAGAGCACTTCTTGTCTGTTTTGAGAAGATTTGTTCAGTATCTTAAAGGGCGTCTAGAGACTGATAATGTGGAAAAGGAGGGTCCTGTTGCCTTTGTTGCTTCTATTAATACACAAGTTGGAATCGACCAAAAGATGTTAAAATTTTGTTATGATAGGCTTCACTCCCTTATGTTAACCCTGGAGATAACTGATACAGATGAGTTTCTGCATATACAAACTGTTTGTGACCTTGCCACGTTGGTGGGGACGTACTCTCGGGGCTTTTCCATTATAATTGAACCATTTGACGAGAGGATGCCACATATTCCTGATCCTGTCCTGCAG CTTACTTGTCACGATGCCTCTCTTGCCATAAAGCCCGTTTTTGAACGATTCCAGTCTGTTGTGATTACCTCCGGGACCCTCAGTCCAATTGATCTTTATCCGCGTCTTCTCAATTTTAATCCGGTAGTGAGTCGAAGCTTCAAGATGTCATTGACGAGGGATTGCATATGCCCAATGGTCCTTACGCGGGGAAG TGATCAGCTTCCTGTAAGCACTAAGTATGACCTGAGAAGCGATCCGGGCGTCGAGAAAAATTATGGGAAGCTTTTGCTTGAAATGGTTTCGGTTGTTCCAGATGGGGTTGTCTGTTTTTTTGTCAGTTACTCTTATATGGACGGAATCGTCAATAGTTGGCATGAATCAGGAATATTAAAG GATATAATGCAACATAAACTCGTATTTATTGAGACCCAGGATGTTGTAGAGACTACATTGGCTTTGGATAATTATCGCAGGGCTTGTGATTCTGGGAGGGGTGCAGTTTTCTTCTCTGTTGCTAG GGGAAAAGTGGCTGAAGGTATAGACTTTGATAGACACTATGGCAGGCTTGTTATCATGTTTGGCGTTCCATTCCAGTACACGCTAAGCAG AATATTGCTTGCACGGTTGGAGTATCTGAGGGAGACTTTCCAGATAAAAGAGGGCGATTTTCTAACTTTTGATGCTTTG AGGCAAGCTGCTCAATGTGTGGGTCGAGTTATCCGTTCAAAGGCAGATTATGGCATGATGATTTTTGCTGACAAAAG ATATAGCCGTCATGATAAGCGGTCTAAGTTACCTGGATggatactttcacatttacggGATGCTCACTTGAACTTAAGTACAGacatggccgtgtatatagcAAAAGAG tttttgagaaaaatggcTCAGCCATATGATAAGAACGGCGCGCTGGGCAAGAGAACTCTACTGTCACAAGAAGACCTGGAGAATATGGTCACTGGCCCTGATGGGGAGATGTTGCTTTAA